A single window of Nicotiana sylvestris chromosome 3, ASM39365v2, whole genome shotgun sequence DNA harbors:
- the LOC104210903 gene encoding bidirectional sugar transporter SWEET12-like codes for MAAISGHWAFAFGVLGNIVSFIVFLSPLPTFYKIYKKKSTEGYQSIPYVVALFSSMLWVYYAFLKTNTTLIITINSFGCFIETIYVGFYLFYAPKKARIQTVKMLVLSVVGGFGVIVLVTQFLFKGAARGQAVGWICLVFSLCVFVAPLGIVRQVIKTKSVEYMPLLLSVFLTLSAVMWFFYGLLVKDINIAIPNVLGFVLGILQIVLYVIYNKKEKAILKEEKVPEKIQNHVIIVDDYNNQKLPELTEEQIIDIVKLGSLISSGKIHVASCLHNSKCGVEAAKVENMPKLQTAEA; via the exons ATGGCTGCTATTTCTGGTCACTGGGCTTTTGCTTTTGGGGTCCTTG GTAACATTGTCTCATTCATTGTGTTCCTTTCTCCACT GCCCACGTTTTATAAAATATACAAGAAGAAATCAACTGAAGGCTATCAATCAATTCCATATGTGGTTGCTCTATTCAGTTCCATGCTTTGGGTTTATTATGCATTTCTCAAGACAAACACGACCCTTATCATCACTATAAACTCCTTTGGTTGTTTCATTGAAACTATCTACGTCGGTTTCTATCTTTTCTACGCACCAAAGAAAGCCAGG ATTCAAACTGTGAAGATGCTCGTATTATCAGTAGTGGGTGGCTTTGGCGTTATTGTCCTTGTTACCCAATTTCTATTCAAAGGTGCCGCTCGTGGTCAAGCTGTTGGATGGATTTGCCTTGTATTTTCCTTGTGTGTGTTTGTAGCACCCTTAGGCATTGTG AGACAAGTAATAAAAACAAAGAGTGTGGAATACATGCCACTTCTCCTATCCGTTTTCCTCACATTAAGTGCTGTCATGTGGTTCTTCTATGGTCTTCTCGTAAAAGACATTAACATTGCT ATTCCAAACGTATTGGGATTCGTCCTAGGAATTCTCCAAATAGTGCTCTACGTAATATACAACAAAAAGGAGAAGGCCATTTTAAAGGAGGAGAAAGTACCGGAGAAGATACAAAACCATGTCATTATCGTAGATGATTACAATAATCAGAAACTTCCAGAACTCACAGAGGAACAGATTATTGACATTGTAAAGCTTGGTTCACTTATTTCCTCAGGAAAAATTCACGTGGCTTCGTGTCTGCATAATTCTAAATGTGGAGTTGAAGCAGCTAAAGTTGAGAATATGCCCAAGCTGCAAACTGCCGAAGCCTAA